A part of Gramella sp. MAR_2010_147 genomic DNA contains:
- a CDS encoding tryptophan-rich sensory protein, translating into MLWLKIGLFAIGPAVLVFFILYSPLWAIVVFLALFGLLTVFIKPWTISLNKVSNSVDHQLSSIENSSGLLLMPNEKLSGVARLQQIKVSKELEKHSEEIKTGVKFGKAIIFSSVCIGIGFIIYQFQLFEVSPNLNSPAEQEEIISFKPMDSIVTESVPPKLEEQQLIITYPSYTNIASFTTSQMNVKAVEGTRLTWKLKFDRKPDSVVMESMENQYPMEWSNEIYTRSSTITASGFYNFRFRDEQNTSYTSDLYSIEAFEDQSPVIVINNLKQFATFKIDEEKNIFLEALLTDDFGLGNAYIIATVSKGSGESVKFREEKLNFKEAIIAGRKKQRLSRTINLDALKMEAGDELYFYVEALDLKRPRPNKARSETYFAVIQDTTTNSFTVEGSMGADLMPEYFRSQRQLIIDTEKLIADRQKLSKEEFNSESNNLGFDQKSLRIKYGQFMGDETEGVTEGQIAEETSGNESDHDDPLAEYTHDHDGDNEHNLVETEETHEEEDSNNPLSEYLHNHYDPEESTLFSNALKSKLRQALNIMWDAELHLRMYAPEKSLPYQYKALALIQEIKNSARIYVHRIGFDPPPIKEEVRLTGELEEVSSFRKKENLEETDANKAMRRAIGRLEELMKNPETITEEDKKLFENAGDELAIIAINQPGKYLKTLQQLKSLTGNIKISEQTLNEVQRILLEAVSQLEPNPAKKMRFEDQLNKMVLEELERNDR; encoded by the coding sequence TTGCTTTGGCTGAAAATTGGATTGTTTGCTATTGGACCTGCTGTACTGGTATTTTTTATTCTGTATAGTCCGTTATGGGCAATTGTGGTTTTTCTAGCGTTATTCGGATTGCTGACTGTTTTTATAAAACCCTGGACCATAAGTTTAAATAAGGTCAGCAATTCTGTAGATCATCAGCTGAGCAGCATAGAAAACAGTTCAGGCTTGTTATTAATGCCAAACGAAAAGCTTTCAGGAGTTGCCAGGCTTCAGCAAATAAAAGTCAGTAAGGAATTAGAGAAACATAGCGAAGAAATTAAGACCGGCGTAAAATTTGGCAAGGCAATAATATTCAGTTCTGTTTGTATCGGAATAGGTTTTATTATTTATCAGTTTCAGCTTTTTGAAGTCTCACCAAACCTGAATTCTCCTGCAGAACAGGAAGAAATTATCAGTTTTAAACCTATGGATTCAATAGTAACAGAATCCGTTCCCCCTAAGCTGGAAGAGCAGCAACTCATCATTACTTATCCGTCTTATACCAATATTGCTTCTTTTACCACTTCACAAATGAATGTGAAAGCAGTGGAAGGTACACGCCTGACCTGGAAATTAAAATTTGATAGAAAACCAGACAGTGTGGTGATGGAAAGCATGGAGAATCAATATCCTATGGAGTGGAGTAATGAAATATATACCAGAAGTTCTACGATAACAGCCTCTGGATTTTACAATTTTAGATTTAGAGATGAGCAAAATACCTCCTACACATCAGATCTATATAGCATTGAAGCTTTTGAAGATCAAAGTCCAGTGATTGTTATCAATAATTTGAAGCAGTTTGCGACTTTTAAAATAGATGAAGAAAAGAATATTTTTCTTGAAGCCTTACTGACCGATGATTTTGGTTTGGGGAATGCTTATATAATAGCTACCGTCAGCAAAGGCAGCGGAGAATCGGTAAAATTCAGGGAGGAAAAATTAAATTTTAAGGAAGCTATAATAGCCGGGCGAAAAAAACAGCGTTTATCGAGAACAATAAATTTAGATGCCTTAAAAATGGAAGCTGGTGATGAACTTTATTTTTATGTCGAAGCTCTGGATCTTAAGCGTCCCAGGCCAAATAAGGCCAGAAGTGAAACTTATTTTGCGGTGATCCAGGATACGACAACAAATAGTTTCACCGTGGAGGGAAGCATGGGGGCAGATCTTATGCCGGAATATTTCAGAAGTCAGCGGCAATTAATTATCGATACTGAAAAACTGATTGCAGATAGACAGAAATTATCGAAAGAAGAATTCAATAGCGAAAGCAACAACCTGGGCTTTGATCAGAAAAGTTTACGTATAAAATACGGACAGTTTATGGGTGATGAGACCGAAGGTGTTACGGAGGGGCAAATTGCGGAGGAAACATCTGGAAATGAATCTGATCACGACGATCCTTTAGCTGAATACACGCATGATCATGATGGAGATAATGAGCATAATCTTGTGGAAACCGAAGAAACGCATGAGGAAGAGGATTCTAACAATCCATTAAGCGAATACTTGCATAATCATTATGATCCTGAAGAATCCACGCTCTTTAGTAATGCCCTGAAAAGTAAATTGCGACAGGCTCTAAACATCATGTGGGATGCAGAATTGCACCTGCGTATGTACGCACCTGAAAAATCACTGCCTTATCAATATAAAGCCCTGGCGTTAATCCAGGAAATAAAGAATTCCGCGCGTATCTATGTGCATCGAATTGGGTTTGATCCGCCGCCTATAAAAGAAGAGGTGCGATTAACCGGAGAACTGGAAGAGGTTTCCAGTTTCCGAAAGAAGGAAAATCTGGAGGAAACAGATGCTAATAAGGCCATGCGGAGAGCAATTGGAAGGCTAGAAGAACTAATGAAAAACCCGGAAACGATTACGGAAGAAGATAAAAAGCTCTTTGAAAATGCGGGTGACGAACTTGCCATTATTGCCATTAACCAACCTGGAAAATATTTAAAAACGTTGCAACAACTAAAGTCCCTGACGGGGAATATTAAAATTTCTGAGCAAACACTGAATGAGGTGCAGCGCATTTTACTGGAGGCCGTATCCCAATTAGAACCAAATCCTGCTAAGAAAATGAGATTTGAGGATCAATTAAATAAAATGGTTTTGGAAGAACTGGAGAGAAATGATAGATAA